The Chryseobacterium aureum genome contains a region encoding:
- a CDS encoding RtcB family protein: protein MGTQGDGNHFLFVGISKNTGNTMMVTHHGSRAPGAALYDKGMKVANRFRQEISPETLRENAWIPYDTEEGKSYWEALQLIRQWTKENHTSLHDAVLNKLEMEKENRYWNEHNFVFKDGDLFYHAKGATPLDDKFMPDITGPRLIPLNMAEPVLIVQGKTNERNLGFAPHGAGRNFSRSQHKRSLAHKTTEEIFNEETAGLDIRFYSNEIDISELPSAYKSAKNVRAQIEEYGLCEVLDEVMPYGCIMAGDVQKNAPWKKKKKFRKA, encoded by the coding sequence ATGGGAACCCAGGGAGACGGAAACCACTTCCTTTTTGTTGGAATTTCCAAAAATACAGGGAATACCATGATGGTCACGCATCACGGATCAAGAGCTCCGGGAGCAGCTTTATATGATAAAGGAATGAAGGTTGCCAACCGTTTCAGACAGGAAATCTCTCCTGAAACGCTGAGAGAAAATGCCTGGATTCCTTATGATACTGAAGAAGGTAAATCTTACTGGGAAGCACTGCAATTGATAAGACAATGGACAAAAGAAAACCATACTTCTCTTCACGATGCCGTGCTGAATAAGCTGGAAATGGAGAAAGAAAACAGATATTGGAACGAACATAATTTCGTTTTCAAAGATGGAGATCTTTTCTATCATGCAAAAGGGGCTACTCCGCTGGATGATAAATTCATGCCGGATATTACGGGACCAAGACTGATTCCGTTGAATATGGCAGAACCGGTACTGATTGTTCAGGGAAAAACCAATGAAAGAAACTTAGGTTTTGCACCGCATGGAGCAGGAAGAAATTTCAGCAGAAGCCAGCATAAGAGGTCTTTAGCACATAAGACAACTGAAGAAATTTTCAATGAGGAAACAGCAGGATTGGATATCCGTTTCTACTCTAATGAGATTGATATTTCTGAACTTCCGAGCGCCTATAAAAGTGCAAAGAACGTAAGAGCACAAATAGAAGAATATGGGCTTTGCGAAGTTCTGGATGAAGTGATGCCTTATGGATGTATTATGGCCGGAGACGTGCAGAAAAATGCTCCATGGAAGAAAAAGAAGAAATTCAGAAAAGCATAA
- a CDS encoding HopJ type III effector protein, protein MVLLEQLKHFPETIQFNDVIAYIDEHYEFTPTAFQNGDTTNQAGQNNGSCKLFSFASIHDLTQEETLGLFGEFYREDVLKNPDGTDHQNIRNFMKYGWEGITFDENALKEK, encoded by the coding sequence ATGGTATTATTAGAACAATTAAAACATTTCCCGGAAACCATCCAGTTTAATGATGTGATCGCTTATATTGATGAGCATTATGAATTTACCCCTACCGCTTTTCAAAACGGAGATACTACCAATCAGGCAGGGCAGAATAATGGTTCATGTAAACTTTTCAGTTTTGCAAGCATTCATGATCTTACGCAAGAGGAAACCCTGGGGCTTTTTGGTGAATTTTACAGAGAAGATGTCTTGAAAAATCCGGATGGAACTGATCATCAGAACATCCGTAACTTTATGAAATACGGTTGGGAGGGAATTACTTTTGACGAAAATGCCTTAAAAGAAAAATAG
- a CDS encoding helix-turn-helix transcriptional regulator, with protein sequence MSSNKNALIRYKTLDKCLKNKYRKYTLEDLIDECSEALFEFEGKESFVSKRTVQLDLQNMRSEKFGYEAPIEVYERKYYRYSDPDYSIHNISVNESDLKAMNNAVQILKQFKDFSMFKEMNGVIQKLEDSIQSTNQKSIIHLDKNEQLKGLEHIDILYESIANKKVLKILYKSFTARESNIFTVHPQLLKEFNNRWFLICLYKQKMYNLALDRMESIEADESLQYIDRELDGDEYFKDIVGVTVSESMEPRNVVFWVDAGNAPYVKTKPLHKSQEIIKEDHEGTLFKICVQINFELERLLLGFGDSLIVHKPRKLRLKMEEKFRAGNKNYENLIVPDEI encoded by the coding sequence ATGTCATCCAATAAAAATGCCCTGATCCGGTATAAAACATTAGATAAATGTCTTAAAAACAAATACAGGAAATATACGCTGGAAGATCTCATTGATGAATGTTCGGAAGCCTTATTTGAATTTGAAGGAAAGGAATCTTTTGTCAGTAAGAGGACGGTTCAGCTTGATCTTCAGAATATGCGGAGTGAAAAATTCGGGTATGAAGCTCCTATTGAAGTTTACGAAAGAAAATACTACCGTTACAGCGATCCCGATTACAGCATTCATAATATCTCCGTGAATGAAAGTGATCTGAAGGCGATGAATAATGCGGTTCAGATTTTAAAACAATTTAAAGACTTTTCTATGTTCAAGGAGATGAATGGAGTTATTCAGAAACTGGAAGACTCTATTCAGTCAACCAACCAGAAATCGATTATTCACTTGGATAAAAATGAACAGTTAAAAGGATTGGAGCATATTGATATTTTGTATGAAAGTATTGCCAATAAAAAAGTACTGAAGATTCTTTACAAAAGCTTTACTGCAAGAGAATCCAATATTTTTACCGTACATCCCCAGCTTTTGAAGGAGTTCAATAACCGTTGGTTCCTGATCTGCCTCTACAAGCAGAAAATGTATAATCTGGCGCTGGACAGGATGGAAAGTATTGAAGCAGATGAAAGTCTTCAGTATATTGACAGGGAGCTGGATGGAGATGAATATTTTAAAGATATTGTAGGGGTAACGGTTTCCGAATCTATGGAGCCGAGAAATGTAGTGTTCTGGGTAGATGCAGGCAATGCTCCTTATGTAAAAACCAAACCGCTGCATAAAAGCCAGGAAATTATAAAGGAAGATCATGAAGGGACGCTCTTTAAAATTTGTGTTCAGATCAATTTTGAGTTAGAAAGATTGCTGCTTGGTTTTGGTGACAGTTTAATTGTTCATAAGCCCCGGAAATTGAGGCTGAAAATGGAAGAGAAATTTAGAGCAGGAAATAAAAATTATGAAAATCTGATTGTTCCTGATGAAATCTGA
- a CDS encoding DUF1501 domain-containing protein has translation MLIKRREFLKISSLATASMLMPNFLKAMTLDEALNPNQNILVVLQFTGGNDGLNTIIPTKNDIYFRERKTLAIQNSIPLTDEAGINPSLSYFKELFDNGELSVMNNVGYPNPDKSHFRSMDIWQSASRSDQFLETGWLGRFLDEECYRCDHPTQALEVDDMLSLALKGENNKAFAFKDPKRLYQTSQEKYFKSLYDHHHDDETVSYLYQTLGSTINNADYIFEKSKAKKTEQVYPNSQLGKDFKTVASLIKSDINTQVYYLSVGSFDTHVNQNDRQKKLFDDINESVRSFVADMKSNGLFKNILLMTFSEFGRRVAQNASNGTDHGTANQMFLISGNLKKKGLLNALPDLQNLNEGDLIYQEDFRKVYATILKNWLKADSSKVLGWKDGIYDFV, from the coding sequence ATGTTAATCAAAAGAAGAGAATTCCTCAAAATAAGTTCACTCGCTACTGCTTCTATGCTGATGCCTAATTTCTTAAAAGCCATGACGCTGGATGAAGCCCTGAACCCCAATCAGAATATCCTGGTAGTTCTTCAGTTTACAGGCGGAAATGACGGATTGAATACGATTATTCCTACTAAAAACGACATTTACTTCAGAGAAAGGAAAACACTGGCTATTCAGAATTCCATACCGCTTACAGATGAGGCCGGAATTAATCCGTCCCTCTCCTATTTTAAAGAACTTTTTGATAACGGTGAGCTGTCTGTAATGAACAATGTTGGCTATCCCAATCCGGACAAATCTCATTTCCGAAGCATGGATATCTGGCAATCAGCAAGCAGAAGTGATCAGTTTCTGGAAACAGGCTGGCTTGGGCGTTTTCTGGATGAAGAATGTTACCGGTGCGACCATCCTACCCAGGCGCTGGAAGTGGATGATATGCTAAGTCTTGCCTTAAAAGGTGAAAATAATAAAGCTTTTGCGTTTAAGGATCCTAAAAGGCTTTACCAAACCAGTCAGGAAAAGTATTTTAAATCTCTTTACGATCATCACCACGATGATGAAACGGTTTCCTACCTTTACCAGACTTTAGGCTCTACCATCAATAATGCCGATTATATTTTTGAAAAAAGCAAAGCTAAAAAGACGGAACAGGTTTATCCTAATTCCCAGTTAGGAAAAGATTTTAAAACGGTTGCTTCTTTGATAAAATCAGACATCAATACTCAGGTGTATTATCTTTCTGTAGGAAGTTTTGATACGCACGTCAATCAGAATGACAGGCAGAAAAAATTGTTTGATGATATCAATGAATCGGTAAGATCATTTGTTGCCGATATGAAAAGCAATGGACTCTTCAAAAATATCCTGTTGATGACATTCTCCGAATTCGGCCGTCGTGTAGCCCAGAACGCCAGCAACGGAACGGATCACGGGACCGCCAACCAGATGTTCCTCATCAGCGGAAACCTGAAGAAAAAAGGACTGCTGAATGCACTTCCAGATCTGCAAAACCTGAATGAAGGCGATCTTATCTACCAAGAAGATTTCAGAAAAGTATATGCCACCATTTTAAAAAACTGGCTTAAGGCAGATTCCTCTAAGGTATTGGGATGGAAAGACGGGATTTATGATTTCGTATAG
- a CDS encoding DUF1800 domain-containing protein, which translates to MMADSLLKNKHLLWRAGFGVGVNQIDDLKNKNIKTLMNELLKEDSFSEITYDTPDPVLAADYMNSTAPAEQKKEMQRINREQNNELNLNFLSSMVNSKEQMREKMAFFWHGHFASRVQNPRFSKQLLNTIRKNALGNFKDLLFEVSQSPAMLNFLNNQQNKKDHPNENFAREVMELFTMGRGNYTEKDVREGARAFTGWSYDKEGNFKERKNLHDEGSKTFLGKTGNFDGNDVLNIILEQKATAQFITTKIYKFFVNEKPDQEIINQLSTNFYNSGYDIKKLMTEIFSSSWFYDQKNIGNRIKSPVELMAGIMRILPMQIQNPENLIVYQKLLGQMLLYPPNVSGWPNGKSWIDSSTLMLRLQVPQIWSGLRPLEYSPRQDDDIDMGMKSRETTLNKSFKNPNITIDWGRIEKLFENKNCEDYLLQNPRSLDMNSVKNFSDKSIKMNVINLMSTPEYQLC; encoded by the coding sequence ATGATGGCTGATTCATTATTAAAAAACAAGCATCTTCTTTGGCGGGCAGGTTTCGGTGTTGGAGTTAATCAAATTGACGATTTGAAAAACAAGAACATCAAAACGCTGATGAATGAATTATTGAAAGAAGACAGCTTCAGCGAGATCACTTATGATACTCCGGATCCGGTTTTGGCTGCCGACTATATGAACAGTACGGCTCCCGCGGAACAGAAAAAAGAAATGCAGCGGATCAACAGGGAACAAAATAACGAACTGAACCTGAATTTCCTCAGTTCCATGGTGAACAGCAAGGAACAAATGAGAGAAAAAATGGCGTTTTTCTGGCATGGACATTTTGCATCAAGGGTACAGAACCCAAGGTTCAGCAAACAGCTTTTAAATACGATCAGGAAAAATGCATTGGGAAACTTCAAAGATCTGCTTTTTGAGGTCAGCCAGTCACCAGCGATGCTTAACTTTCTGAACAATCAGCAGAATAAAAAAGATCATCCTAATGAAAACTTTGCCCGGGAAGTCATGGAACTCTTTACGATGGGACGAGGAAATTATACTGAAAAAGATGTACGAGAAGGAGCCAGAGCCTTTACCGGATGGAGCTATGATAAAGAAGGAAATTTTAAAGAGAGAAAAAACCTTCACGATGAAGGAAGCAAAACCTTTTTAGGAAAAACCGGAAACTTTGACGGTAATGATGTTCTCAATATTATCCTTGAACAGAAAGCAACGGCACAATTCATTACCACGAAGATTTATAAATTCTTCGTCAATGAAAAACCAGATCAGGAGATTATTAATCAACTCAGTACCAACTTCTACAATTCAGGATATGACATCAAGAAACTGATGACTGAGATATTCTCAAGTTCATGGTTTTACGATCAAAAGAATATAGGAAACCGTATAAAATCTCCCGTGGAGCTTATGGCGGGAATCATGAGAATTCTTCCTATGCAAATCCAGAATCCTGAAAACCTCATCGTCTACCAGAAATTGCTAGGACAAATGCTTCTTTATCCTCCCAATGTTTCAGGGTGGCCTAATGGGAAGTCGTGGATTGACAGCTCCACTCTGATGTTGAGACTCCAGGTTCCGCAGATCTGGTCCGGACTTCGCCCTTTGGAATACAGCCCCCGCCAGGATGATGATATAGATATGGGTATGAAATCCCGCGAAACAACTTTAAACAAAAGCTTTAAAAATCCCAATATAACGATCGACTGGGGCCGTATCGAAAAGCTTTTTGAGAATAAAAACTGTGAAGACTATCTGTTGCAGAACCCACGTAGTCTGGACATGAATTCTGTGAAGAATTTTTCTGACAAGAGCATAAAAATGAATGTCATCAACCTGATGTCTACTCCGGAATACCAGTTATGTTAG